From Novosphingobium resinovorum, the proteins below share one genomic window:
- a CDS encoding glycosyltransferase family 4 protein — translation MIDRIVQINDLSDPKGGASKLAVEAACGLAARGHPVTFITGDEGHSPALTAAGVDIVALGQQRLKASGRFSALANGLWNRAAHAMVCAWIAAHDTPQTVYHLHGWAQILSPAVFGALTPVRDRLVISAHDFFLACPNGAFAWLKSGNVCPHTPLSQACLITPCDRDGAAHKAWRSVRQAIHRKAFHPRSSPPVLAIHESMREFLSRGGIPDHAIVTLPNPAVPFSQSRIPAERNREVLFVGRLEDSKGVDLAARAAAMAGAPLSVVGEGPFADRVTDLYPAARMLGRRSSPEIREIAARARMLVMPSRYPEPFGLVAIEAAWSGLPVILAETALLAPDIIGCGAGLAIDPRDTPRFAAAILRLSEDDTAIRAMSEAAYAATRPLALTPQTWIDRIEGILHQRIAPSPIEDQVISATIPAHSARLSAPASSHHFQTMGLPPAGAGRDRAFDEADGGLATACSSLGSSPAMISSSCHATS, via the coding sequence ATGATCGATCGCATCGTCCAGATCAACGATCTCAGCGACCCAAAGGGCGGAGCAAGCAAACTCGCGGTCGAAGCGGCCTGCGGACTTGCGGCGCGTGGCCACCCGGTAACTTTCATCACGGGCGATGAAGGACACAGCCCTGCATTGACCGCCGCGGGAGTGGACATCGTCGCGCTGGGGCAACAGCGGCTCAAGGCAAGCGGGCGCTTCAGCGCATTGGCGAACGGCCTGTGGAACCGGGCCGCCCATGCCATGGTCTGCGCATGGATCGCCGCCCACGATACTCCGCAAACCGTGTACCATCTCCATGGCTGGGCACAAATCCTGTCGCCCGCAGTGTTCGGCGCTCTCACCCCCGTGCGCGACAGACTGGTGATTTCCGCTCACGATTTCTTCCTCGCCTGTCCGAACGGCGCGTTTGCATGGCTCAAGTCAGGCAATGTGTGCCCGCATACGCCGCTGTCCCAGGCGTGCCTCATCACACCTTGCGATCGTGACGGCGCGGCGCACAAAGCGTGGCGCAGCGTGCGTCAGGCAATCCACCGCAAGGCTTTTCACCCTCGATCCTCTCCGCCGGTCCTCGCCATTCACGAAAGCATGCGCGAATTTCTTTCCCGAGGCGGAATTCCGGACCACGCCATCGTCACTCTGCCCAATCCGGCCGTCCCTTTCTCACAAAGCCGCATCCCGGCCGAGCGCAACCGGGAGGTCCTTTTCGTAGGCCGCCTGGAAGACTCCAAAGGCGTGGACCTTGCCGCAAGAGCGGCCGCGATGGCCGGAGCACCGTTGAGCGTGGTGGGGGAAGGCCCATTTGCCGATCGCGTCACGGACCTGTACCCGGCGGCGCGCATGCTGGGCCGGCGTTCTTCGCCGGAAATCCGGGAGATCGCAGCCCGGGCGAGAATGCTTGTCATGCCAAGTCGCTATCCGGAGCCATTCGGCCTGGTCGCGATCGAAGCGGCGTGGAGCGGGCTGCCGGTAATCCTTGCAGAAACCGCGCTACTGGCGCCGGACATCATCGGCTGCGGTGCCGGGCTCGCGATTGACCCGCGCGACACGCCGCGCTTCGCAGCCGCAATCCTGCGACTTTCCGAAGACGACACCGCAATTCGCGCCATGAGCGAGGCCGCCTATGCCGCAACGCGGCCTCTTGCCTTGACCCCGCAAACCTGGATCGATCGGATCGAGGGTATACTGCACCAGAGGATCGCCCCATCGCCCATCGAGGATCAGGTAATCAGCGCCACTATCCCCGCCCATAGCGCAAGACTGAGCGCCCCCGCCAGCAGCCACCATTTCCAGACGATGGGCCTGCCGCCGGCGGGCGCAGGACGCGACCGGGCATTCGATGAAGCGGACGGCGGCCTTGCGACAGCGTGTTCGTCCCTCGGGTCGTCACCCGCCATGATCAGCAGTTCTTGCCATGCAACGTCGTAA
- a CDS encoding glycosyltransferase family 2 protein encodes MPSIHVVIATVGRAQVVRQTVDLLADQTRRADGVLVAAVDPEDVAGIDSARGRTQVLFSEKGLCRQRNRALDALENVADIIVFFDDDFVPAPNYLASVEALFVAHPELVGITGELRADGVRRGGFSVAEAKAILASPAAPPAAMRHRHELYGCNMSIRMSAARGMRFDENLPLYGWQEDIDFTSRLGRKGRQVSTGAVTGVHLGVSGGRTSGKRLGYSQVANVVYLQRKGTMRRDFGYRLMMQNLVSNACRSLWPEPLIDRRGRLLGNIIALLDCLRGRVDPRRILEM; translated from the coding sequence TTGCCCAGTATCCATGTCGTGATCGCGACCGTCGGCCGCGCGCAGGTGGTGCGGCAGACGGTGGACCTTCTTGCGGATCAGACACGCCGCGCTGACGGCGTGCTTGTCGCCGCAGTCGATCCCGAAGACGTGGCCGGCATCGATTCCGCACGTGGCCGGACGCAAGTGCTGTTCTCGGAAAAAGGGCTCTGCCGTCAGCGCAACCGCGCGCTGGATGCGCTGGAGAACGTGGCGGACATCATCGTCTTTTTCGATGACGATTTCGTTCCTGCGCCCAATTATCTCGCCAGTGTCGAGGCGCTTTTCGTTGCTCATCCGGAACTTGTCGGCATTACCGGCGAACTGCGCGCGGACGGGGTGCGGCGCGGCGGTTTCAGCGTCGCAGAGGCGAAGGCGATCCTTGCCAGTCCTGCCGCCCCACCGGCCGCGATGCGCCACAGGCATGAACTCTACGGGTGCAACATGTCGATCCGCATGAGCGCCGCCAGGGGCATGCGTTTCGACGAGAATCTGCCTCTGTACGGCTGGCAGGAAGACATCGACTTCACCAGCCGACTGGGGCGCAAGGGGCGCCAGGTTTCGACGGGAGCCGTCACGGGTGTTCATCTCGGCGTCAGCGGCGGGCGGACATCCGGAAAGCGTCTGGGTTACTCGCAGGTCGCCAATGTGGTCTACCTGCAGCGCAAGGGCACGATGCGGCGCGATTTCGGCTACCGGCTGATGATGCAGAACCTTGTGTCGAACGCGTGCCGCAGCCTGTGGCCGGAGCCGCTGATCGACCGGCGCGGACGCCTGCTGGGGAACATCATCGCGCTGCTCGATTGCCTGCGCGGACGAGTGGACCCCCGCCGAATTCTCGAGATGTGA
- a CDS encoding glycosyltransferase family 4 protein, with translation MSQCGDAILINGRFLMQPVTGVQRVARELVAEMDRLRGAGETPLHLALACEPNADISGLGLRHIPVERRGGASGHAWEQFVLPRMAAGRRLLCLGNTVPLASALGRQRLSVMIHDVSYLSLPQAYSLRYRAAHGALLPVMLRGADTVFTVCDTEAERLRRLHRGARVVALQNGAWIRDRVERVDHGERERMVLYVGSLSRRKNVERVIEVAQYLAREDGVRTVLVGGGNEILAPIRARVASDVESMIDFIGQVPDLETLAGYYRRAGCLLFPSLYEASPLPPVEAMSLGCPVVASAIPSITERCGSAALYCDPHDSTDILAAVRRVLYNREQADALRHAGFERAARYSWRDQARGLLAAMTRS, from the coding sequence ATGTCGCAGTGCGGCGATGCGATACTGATCAATGGGCGGTTCCTCATGCAACCGGTGACCGGGGTGCAGCGGGTCGCGCGCGAACTGGTCGCCGAAATGGACCGGCTGCGCGGTGCCGGAGAGACGCCCCTGCATCTTGCGCTTGCCTGCGAACCGAATGCGGACATCTCCGGGCTGGGCTTGCGTCATATTCCGGTGGAACGGCGCGGCGGCGCCAGCGGGCATGCCTGGGAGCAGTTCGTGCTGCCGCGCATGGCCGCTGGCCGGCGCCTGCTGTGCCTCGGCAATACCGTTCCGCTCGCCTCGGCACTCGGAAGGCAGCGCCTTTCGGTGATGATCCACGATGTGTCGTACCTTTCGTTGCCCCAGGCCTACTCGCTGCGCTACCGCGCCGCGCACGGGGCGCTGTTGCCGGTGATGCTGCGCGGTGCGGACACGGTGTTCACGGTCTGCGATACGGAGGCGGAGCGTTTACGTCGCCTGCATCGCGGCGCTCGCGTGGTCGCCTTGCAGAACGGCGCCTGGATTCGCGACAGGGTGGAGCGCGTGGATCATGGCGAGCGGGAGCGCATGGTTCTCTATGTCGGATCGTTATCGCGCAGGAAGAACGTCGAGCGCGTGATCGAGGTTGCGCAATATCTGGCACGCGAAGACGGTGTGCGCACCGTGCTGGTGGGCGGCGGCAATGAAATCCTCGCGCCGATCCGCGCCCGCGTCGCCTCCGACGTCGAATCCATGATCGATTTCATCGGGCAGGTTCCCGATCTCGAAACCCTTGCGGGATACTATCGACGCGCGGGTTGTCTGCTGTTCCCATCGCTCTACGAGGCGTCGCCGCTGCCCCCGGTTGAGGCGATGAGTCTCGGCTGCCCGGTAGTCGCCTCGGCGATCCCCTCGATAACCGAGCGATGCGGCTCTGCCGCGCTCTATTGCGATCCGCACGACAGCACGGACATCCTTGCCGCAGTGCGGCGAGTCCTTTACAATCGCGAGCAGGCCGATGCCCTGCGCCACGCCGGTTTCGAGCGTGCCGCGCGCTATTCCTGGCGCGATCAGGCTCGGGGACTTCTGGCAGCCATGACCAGGAGTTAA
- a CDS encoding polysaccharide pyruvyl transferase family protein, translating into MPASPLDAVGSPARGRVRRQVFVCGDLHNLGDLKLLLQNLALTEGRGGIVRRWAPLPAEIERQVITAGGELVSGRAVLGFARRAFGAQIVLGGGQLVRDNVSIAALVGLLLAIVSARLGGGALVTRGLGVSVIRSPLRRALWQAILAQCGVVNLRDEGSSKNLERLFPGKARAVHADMVFLPTGGAHAIIPGGGPRRWIIVAPCADPSEGRSIEGDALDAVVARALDRLPGAGLAIACHDPRACMDKAVAARLVARWPDREITVFDGYDLARLVTLYREAALVVTNRLHALIFAILADAPALAVEDGTAKVRVVADRFDVPVLPREGRTAAGACLDAALSFDRLSRRRMRQNLALSAARNL; encoded by the coding sequence ATGCCGGCGTCACCCCTCGATGCGGTCGGTAGCCCCGCGCGCGGGCGCGTGCGACGACAAGTGTTCGTCTGCGGTGATCTCCACAATCTGGGCGATCTGAAGCTGTTGCTGCAGAACCTCGCCTTAACGGAGGGGCGCGGCGGGATCGTGCGGCGCTGGGCGCCTCTTCCCGCAGAAATCGAGCGTCAAGTGATCACTGCTGGCGGCGAACTCGTGTCCGGACGGGCGGTGCTCGGTTTCGCGCGCCGGGCTTTCGGAGCGCAGATCGTGCTGGGAGGCGGGCAACTCGTTCGGGACAACGTCTCGATCGCGGCGCTTGTCGGGCTGTTGCTTGCGATCGTCAGCGCTAGGCTTGGCGGGGGAGCGCTCGTCACGCGCGGACTTGGCGTGAGCGTGATCAGGTCGCCGTTGCGGCGGGCTTTGTGGCAGGCGATTCTCGCGCAGTGCGGCGTGGTGAATCTGCGAGACGAGGGCTCGAGCAAAAATCTGGAACGGCTGTTTCCGGGCAAAGCGCGGGCCGTTCATGCCGATATGGTGTTCCTGCCGACCGGCGGAGCGCATGCGATCATACCGGGAGGCGGGCCACGGCGATGGATAATCGTGGCGCCTTGTGCCGATCCCAGCGAGGGGCGCTCGATCGAGGGCGACGCGCTCGACGCGGTAGTGGCCCGGGCTCTGGACCGCCTGCCGGGAGCGGGGCTGGCCATTGCCTGTCATGACCCGCGCGCCTGCATGGACAAGGCCGTCGCCGCGCGTCTGGTCGCACGCTGGCCGGACCGGGAGATCACGGTCTTTGACGGCTACGACCTTGCCAGACTGGTGACGCTCTATCGCGAAGCCGCGCTGGTGGTGACCAATCGCCTTCATGCGCTGATCTTCGCGATCCTCGCCGATGCTCCTGCGCTAGCGGTGGAGGACGGCACTGCCAAAGTTCGCGTGGTGGCCGACCGCTTCGACGTGCCCGTGCTGCCCCGAGAGGGACGAACGGCCGCAGGCGCATGCCTGGATGCAGCTTTGTCGTTCGATCGCCTGTCGCGCCGCCGGATGCGACAAAATCTGGCGTTGAGCGCTGCGCGAAACCTGTGA
- a CDS encoding glycosyltransferase family 4 protein, with product MLPVYINGKFYSGGLNGVHRVADRLVREIDARLGVPGAPRVTLLLPTRDGGDWKPMLRNIAVRELDEVASQYWEQRRLPALSSDGVLVNLANLAPLRHRRKVTLIHDAQFLFPDSSYPLRQRVGYRFLAPRMARSSAAVLTVSDYSRRVLDVMGVSAARRTHVLYNGADHILEDDADCSVLAAHGLALRGYALMFGSPKAYKNNAVVFAAYARKAPAGVPLVVVGASRDALAAAGLAVPEDAIFVGPCGDAALRALYAGARCLLCPSRTEGFGLPPLEAMLCGTPAVVAPAGAMPEVCRDAVLYADVDDPASWAQAIAALDPAGPLFAHKVESGLARAGEFTWGRAGAELLDTILTLSDRSWRNLA from the coding sequence ATGCTGCCTGTATATATCAATGGAAAGTTTTACTCGGGCGGCCTCAACGGCGTTCACCGCGTTGCCGACCGCCTTGTTCGGGAAATCGATGCGCGTCTGGGCGTTCCCGGCGCCCCGCGGGTTACCCTGCTCCTGCCCACTCGCGATGGCGGCGACTGGAAGCCGATGCTGCGCAACATCGCAGTGCGGGAACTGGACGAGGTCGCCTCGCAATATTGGGAGCAACGCAGGCTTCCCGCGCTCTCCTCCGACGGCGTGCTGGTCAACCTCGCGAACCTCGCGCCGCTGCGCCACCGCCGCAAGGTGACGCTCATCCATGACGCGCAGTTCCTGTTCCCTGACAGTTCCTATCCGCTGCGCCAGCGCGTGGGCTACCGGTTCCTGGCCCCGCGCATGGCCCGTTCGAGCGCAGCCGTGCTCACCGTCAGTGACTATTCCCGGCGCGTGCTTGATGTGATGGGTGTCTCTGCGGCGCGGCGCACGCACGTGCTCTACAACGGCGCCGACCATATCCTGGAGGACGATGCTGACTGCTCGGTGCTCGCCGCGCACGGCCTTGCGCTGCGCGGCTACGCACTGATGTTCGGCAGCCCGAAGGCTTACAAGAACAATGCCGTGGTTTTCGCAGCCTATGCGCGAAAAGCACCGGCGGGTGTGCCGCTGGTCGTCGTCGGTGCTTCGCGAGATGCCCTGGCCGCAGCCGGGTTGGCAGTCCCGGAGGACGCGATATTCGTCGGCCCTTGCGGCGATGCCGCGCTGCGCGCGCTCTATGCCGGTGCGCGATGCCTGCTTTGCCCCTCCCGTACCGAAGGTTTCGGCCTGCCTCCGCTCGAAGCGATGCTCTGCGGCACGCCCGCCGTAGTGGCACCGGCGGGCGCAATGCCCGAAGTGTGCCGCGACGCCGTTCTCTATGCCGACGTCGATGATCCCGCATCCTGGGCACAGGCGATAGCCGCGCTCGATCCCGCCGGCCCCCTGTTCGCACATAAAGTGGAATCCGGTCTCGCCCGGGCTGGCGAGTTCACTTGGGGACGCGCCGGAGCCGAGTTGCTCGATACCATCCTCACCCTCAGCGACCGGTCATGGCGGAACCTCGCATGA
- a CDS encoding glycosyltransferase family 2 protein, with amino-acid sequence MRNLPPRVSVILPCYNGEAFLREAVQSILEQSFTDFELIIVDDGSTDASPVLLARMAQGDERIRVVTQPNGGIVAALNTAIDHSRGEYIARMDADDVSFSRRLAFQVAWLDDNPHTVIVGGQAVSDRHPTAASIRTCGGRHTATDLSVFPPRVAVSMHPLIMIRATALKAMGGYRNDYRHAEDYDLFIRAAAFGRIDNPPVDVLFYRRHDGAISVGNVEEQERSAVRAELDALVRAGSALPPRLVVKAYVRLRVFRRYRAISREKTRAMRPAMLASLCGVVPAALASSRFRRLPLLIGAALVRSLRTA; translated from the coding sequence ATGAGAAATCTTCCGCCACGCGTCTCCGTGATCCTGCCGTGCTACAACGGCGAAGCCTTCCTGCGCGAAGCCGTGCAGTCGATCCTCGAGCAAAGTTTCACGGATTTCGAACTCATCATCGTCGATGACGGCAGCACCGACGCCTCGCCCGTGCTGCTGGCCCGCATGGCGCAGGGAGACGAGCGCATCCGTGTGGTGACGCAGCCCAACGGCGGTATCGTCGCCGCGCTCAACACCGCAATCGATCATTCGCGGGGAGAATACATCGCCCGCATGGACGCGGACGACGTGTCATTTTCCCGGCGCCTCGCCTTCCAGGTCGCCTGGCTGGACGACAACCCGCACACCGTCATCGTCGGCGGCCAGGCGGTCTCGGACCGCCATCCTACCGCAGCCAGCATCCGTACTTGCGGCGGGCGGCACACAGCCACCGACCTTTCCGTATTTCCGCCTCGCGTCGCGGTGTCGATGCACCCGCTGATCATGATCCGGGCAACGGCGCTCAAGGCCATGGGCGGCTATCGCAACGACTACCGCCATGCCGAGGACTATGACCTGTTCATCCGCGCCGCCGCCTTCGGCCGGATCGACAACCCGCCGGTCGATGTACTCTTCTATCGCCGCCACGACGGCGCGATTTCGGTTGGAAACGTCGAGGAACAGGAGCGCTCAGCCGTCCGAGCCGAACTCGACGCCCTGGTTCGCGCCGGCTCCGCCCTGCCTCCGCGCCTGGTGGTGAAGGCCTATGTCCGGCTGCGCGTATTTCGCCGCTACCGTGCGATCTCGCGCGAAAAAACGCGGGCAATGCGACCCGCCATGCTGGCGAGCCTGTGCGGTGTCGTGCCCGCGGCGCTCGCATCGAGCCGTTTCCGGCGTCTGCCCTTGTTGATCGGGGCCGCCCTCGTGCGCTCGTTGCGCACGGCATGA
- a CDS encoding spike base protein, RCAP_Rcc01079 family, with the protein MSDPFETQSDAAFAPSRAPYPIVPSDTEQLALVPKGIYVGTGGDIVLRGIDGTTDVTYRNLPDASFVAVRALYVRATGTTAADLVGEA; encoded by the coding sequence ATGTCCGATCCTTTCGAGACTCAATCCGATGCCGCTTTCGCCCCTTCGCGCGCACCTTATCCCATCGTGCCGAGTGATACCGAGCAACTGGCGCTGGTGCCCAAAGGTATCTACGTCGGAACCGGAGGCGACATCGTGTTGCGCGGCATCGACGGCACGACCGACGTGACTTACCGCAATCTTCCCGATGCGAGCTTCGTCGCCGTACGCGCGCTTTATGTGCGGGCAACCGGGACCACTGCCGCCGATCTCGTCGGGGAGGCGTGA
- a CDS encoding Ig domain-containing protein, protein MVRLVSGGRSGGVANRARTVSGNGDLLALARSLGAGSTFSLRPGSHANLSISGKLVSAASALAAGESQVALIRESAGSGLSLRAVEYAVTLTGATAAPEQGTWLPASAALAGAYGLGKLVAGYDGPALRVRRASDGAEQDIGFAGQALDIAAAAAFMGTSTLGVALVYDQTGNGRHLTQPSASAQPSLWLGEGGPTVTNYDTDSPMLIPATLAIPRADCAVFMVARTPGQAATCAYWAFGAGTTDYGLTSPRTAGNLAMQPMVASASIPATATNAQALSVSNLAVIGLVSNASKQVVHRDEQTATYPAAAPATLNAGGEVGEAIEYGGRTDWRAFVVYGSAPSDAEVTGIKATLKTVFGTCEPATLSFLGGGDSIVFGTGGANNRTITAAMHHRSAASVLLRNIGIAGHRLDQHYNDFDTVSAGYITPGVPNVYFADYGHNDIKSYVTDSATALSAVEAMKVQARRMAARLRAYGFSTVVWQQAYADTSFTAAQESARDAWNAWLRSNPIAEDGLPCFDAIDLVASDAGFVLSDAETDAGRGMAMTANSSDGVHPNEVHAGARAAHLLAAYAAIPFTLKYVAQPAQQGLTYTGYLPRLVKGTGPFTFALATGSAPLPAGLSLDTGTGVISGTPTVSGTTSGVILRATDSLGAAAQAEFDLTVAASATIAVADQTESWNTADATAVTVTMPATVNAGDVLVAVMSVDGTVTVGWDNATAGAWTQRAAYSANSNQHLLAIFTRTADGTEGGKVLNVGLSGAQQAVTRVLRVTGARGAAEVSTYARGNAVAADPPALTPSWSGASLYIAALALDGTATISSGPTGYSGITSRVSSASGQSTNATAWKLGAGAEDPAAYTISATSNWVAATLALQAS, encoded by the coding sequence ATGGTGCGCCTTGTTTCCGGCGGTCGTTCCGGCGGCGTCGCCAACCGCGCCCGAACCGTATCCGGCAATGGCGACCTGCTGGCCCTGGCGCGCTCGCTCGGCGCCGGCTCGACCTTCAGCCTGCGTCCGGGTAGCCATGCGAACCTTTCGATCTCCGGCAAACTTGTGTCTGCCGCCTCGGCCCTTGCGGCGGGGGAAAGCCAGGTCGCGCTGATCCGGGAGAGCGCGGGATCCGGTCTGTCGTTGCGCGCGGTGGAATATGCCGTGACGCTGACCGGCGCGACGGCGGCTCCGGAGCAGGGCACCTGGCTGCCTGCAAGCGCCGCGCTCGCGGGAGCCTATGGCCTGGGCAAGCTTGTCGCCGGGTATGACGGGCCGGCCCTACGGGTCCGCCGCGCCTCCGACGGTGCCGAGCAGGACATCGGGTTCGCCGGGCAAGCGCTTGATATCGCGGCGGCCGCTGCGTTCATGGGCACCTCCACGCTCGGTGTCGCGCTAGTCTACGATCAGACCGGAAACGGCCGCCATCTCACGCAGCCGAGCGCATCTGCGCAACCGTCTCTATGGCTGGGCGAGGGCGGACCGACCGTGACCAACTACGACACCGACAGCCCTATGCTGATCCCGGCGACACTGGCCATTCCGCGCGCGGACTGCGCGGTCTTCATGGTCGCACGAACGCCGGGGCAGGCCGCCACCTGCGCGTATTGGGCTTTCGGCGCGGGCACGACCGACTACGGCCTCACCAGTCCGCGCACGGCGGGCAATCTTGCAATGCAGCCGATGGTCGCGAGCGCGTCGATTCCGGCGACCGCCACCAATGCGCAGGCACTGAGTGTCAGCAACTTGGCGGTCATCGGCCTCGTCTCGAACGCCTCGAAACAAGTCGTGCACCGCGACGAGCAGACCGCCACATACCCTGCCGCTGCCCCCGCAACCCTCAACGCTGGCGGCGAAGTCGGCGAGGCGATCGAATATGGCGGCCGGACCGACTGGCGCGCGTTCGTAGTCTATGGCAGTGCCCCGTCCGATGCCGAAGTGACCGGGATCAAGGCGACGCTCAAGACGGTATTCGGGACCTGCGAACCGGCTACGCTGTCGTTCCTCGGCGGCGGTGACAGCATCGTCTTCGGGACCGGCGGCGCGAACAATCGCACGATCACTGCGGCCATGCACCACCGCTCGGCAGCGTCGGTGTTGCTGCGCAACATCGGGATTGCCGGGCACAGGCTCGATCAGCACTACAACGATTTCGACACCGTCTCGGCCGGCTACATCACGCCGGGCGTGCCGAACGTCTACTTCGCGGACTATGGCCACAACGACATCAAGTCGTACGTGACCGACAGTGCGACCGCGCTCTCTGCAGTGGAGGCGATGAAGGTGCAGGCACGGCGAATGGCGGCGCGTTTGCGGGCTTACGGGTTCTCCACGGTGGTTTGGCAGCAGGCCTATGCCGACACCAGCTTCACCGCGGCGCAGGAAAGTGCGCGCGATGCCTGGAATGCCTGGCTGCGCTCCAACCCGATAGCCGAGGATGGATTGCCTTGCTTCGATGCGATCGACCTTGTGGCTAGCGACGCCGGGTTCGTTCTTTCCGATGCGGAAACCGATGCCGGGCGAGGCATGGCGATGACCGCGAATTCGTCGGACGGGGTTCACCCCAACGAGGTGCATGCTGGCGCGCGCGCCGCGCACCTGCTGGCAGCCTATGCCGCGATCCCGTTCACGCTCAAGTACGTCGCCCAGCCTGCACAGCAGGGCCTGACGTACACGGGTTACCTGCCACGGCTGGTCAAGGGCACGGGACCGTTCACCTTTGCGCTGGCAACCGGCTCCGCTCCGCTGCCTGCGGGCCTCTCGCTCGATACCGGGACGGGCGTGATCTCGGGAACGCCGACGGTATCCGGCACGACTTCCGGCGTGATCCTGCGCGCTACGGACAGCCTCGGCGCGGCGGCGCAGGCGGAATTTGACCTGACCGTGGCCGCATCGGCGACGATCGCGGTGGCCGATCAGACCGAAAGCTGGAATACCGCCGATGCGACCGCAGTGACGGTCACCATGCCGGCCACGGTCAATGCCGGAGACGTTCTCGTCGCCGTGATGAGCGTGGATGGCACCGTCACGGTCGGGTGGGACAACGCCACCGCCGGAGCATGGACCCAGCGCGCCGCCTACTCGGCGAATTCCAACCAGCATCTGCTGGCGATATTCACCAGGACTGCGGACGGGACCGAGGGGGGCAAGGTGCTCAACGTGGGGCTTTCTGGTGCGCAGCAGGCCGTGACCCGTGTGTTGCGGGTGACGGGAGCACGCGGTGCGGCGGAAGTTTCGACTTATGCGCGGGGCAATGCCGTCGCGGCCGATCCGCCGGCGCTGACGCCAAGCTGGAGCGGCGCAAGTCTCTATATAGCCGCGCTCGCGCTGGACGGTACCGCGACCATCTCCTCGGGGCCGACGGGGTATTCGGGCATCACGTCGCGCGTGTCGAGCGCGAGCGGCCAATCGACCAACGCCACCGCCTGGAAACTGGGCGCGGGTGCCGAGGATCCGGCGGCCTACACGATCTCCGCCACGTCGAACTGGGTCGCGGCGACACTCGCTCTGCAGGCGAGTTGA
- a CDS encoding polysaccharide pyruvyl transferase family protein — protein sequence MNASSNAIRPAMAPDGSAQDEARLLSRIVLLNVKYSPNLGDGLLSECLERELARALPDCEVTSIDLAGRTGYPSGYGRTRGIALALLERLPGRLRRCAAWTMLRLVIAVRLRRHYSAGLEGAEAVIVGGGNLLTDADLNFPMKISGALAQAARRDLPVVIYAVGVSSRWSRWGSRIFAQALERSRLAWASVRDEGSQRAWQRHFAGYAVPPAQLTVDPGVLASSHYPQSLRRPGTRKIGVCITDPLAVRYHSDAACAANLEAWYPAALRSLVEHGFEVVLFTNGSPEDREYLHHRLHAWVRQAKGPVMLARSFDTPADLAALVSGCDAIVGHRMHACIAAYSFGIPAIGLRWDEKLDSFFRLAGRAEHMLDPSAIAAEEMGTRTAAAIADHFDPAPLAARARSEVEALAATLRTAALARPRRVR from the coding sequence ATGAACGCCTCGTCCAACGCCATACGCCCGGCCATGGCGCCGGACGGAAGTGCACAAGACGAAGCGCGTTTGCTTTCACGGATTGTCCTGCTCAATGTGAAGTACAGCCCCAACCTGGGCGACGGCTTGCTCAGCGAATGCCTGGAACGGGAACTGGCGCGCGCACTGCCGGATTGCGAAGTCACTTCCATCGATCTGGCGGGGCGCACCGGTTATCCGTCAGGCTACGGCCGAACACGCGGGATCGCACTTGCCCTGCTCGAGCGACTGCCCGGCAGGCTGCGCCGCTGCGCCGCGTGGACGATGCTGCGCCTTGTCATCGCGGTACGCCTGCGGCGGCATTACAGCGCCGGGCTCGAGGGCGCCGAAGCGGTGATCGTGGGCGGAGGAAACCTGCTCACCGATGCCGATCTCAATTTCCCGATGAAAATCTCCGGCGCGCTGGCTCAGGCTGCCCGCCGTGACCTGCCTGTCGTGATCTATGCCGTCGGCGTCTCCTCGCGGTGGTCGCGATGGGGTTCGCGGATTTTCGCACAGGCTCTGGAGCGGTCACGGCTGGCCTGGGCCTCGGTACGCGACGAAGGATCGCAGAGAGCCTGGCAGCGGCATTTCGCGGGATACGCAGTCCCACCGGCACAGCTGACCGTCGATCCCGGCGTGCTCGCCAGCAGCCATTACCCGCAGAGCCTGCGCCGTCCCGGCACGCGCAAGATCGGCGTATGCATCACCGATCCGCTGGCAGTACGCTATCATAGCGATGCGGCCTGCGCGGCGAACCTCGAAGCGTGGTATCCTGCGGCGCTGCGATCGCTGGTGGAGCACGGCTTCGAAGTCGTCCTGTTCACCAACGGCAGTCCGGAAGACAGGGAATACCTGCACCACCGGCTTCATGCCTGGGTTCGCCAGGCCAAAGGCCCGGTCATGCTCGCGCGATCGTTCGACACGCCCGCCGATCTGGCCGCGCTGGTGTCCGGGTGCGACGCCATCGTCGGCCACAGAATGCACGCATGCATCGCCGCCTATTCCTTCGGCATTCCGGCGATCGGGCTGCGCTGGGACGAAAAGCTCGACAGTTTCTTCCGACTGGCCGGTCGCGCCGAGCATATGCTGGATCCGTCCGCCATCGCGGCCGAGGAAATGGGCACCCGGACCGCCGCCGCTATCGCCGACCACTTCGATCCCGCCCCCCTTGCCGCCCGCGCCCGCTCGGAAGTCGAAGCCCTCGCAGCCACCCTTCGAACGGCCGCGCTGGCGCGCCCGAGGCGCGTCCGATGA